One genomic region from Ptychodera flava strain L36383 chromosome 14, AS_Pfla_20210202, whole genome shotgun sequence encodes:
- the LOC139149598 gene encoding protein phosphatase 1 regulatory subunit 27-like, with product MGRQREYRSNPNKRRRIRVVPEWKEKGLPPPIEYMEQKNRRMEYGDVEQEHALELINAVRDGDLLLVRRLVRAGAKINCPMDGGWTSLHHAAVVDRVDIIRYLLLRGADKTIMNNDDKRAVDLANENNEEAIELLR from the exons ATGGGAAGACAGCGGGAGTACAGGAGCAATCCCAATAAGCGTCGAAGAATCCGGGTGGTTCCGGAATGGAAGGAGAAAGGATTACCCCCTCCCATTGAATATATGGAACAGAAGAATCGCAGAATGGAGTACGGAG ATGTCGAGCAGGAACATGCCCTGGAGCTTATCAACGCCGTCCGCGATGGCGACTTGCTGCTCGTGCGGCGACTGGTCAGAGCTGGTGCCAAAATCAATTGTCCAATGGACGGTGGATGGACTTCGTTGCATCACGCCGCCGTGGTCGATCGAGTGGACATCATCAGGTATCTGTTGCTGCGTGGCGCCGACAAGACCATAATGAACAATGACGACAAGCGAGCAGTGGACTTAGCCAACGAGAATAACGAAGAAGCTATTGAACTTCTTCGGTGA